A portion of the Pseudomonas synxantha BG33R genome contains these proteins:
- a CDS encoding autotransporter domain-containing protein, protein MDVAGNGFTLSQRKHATRFKQIPLTPIALGLALWLGQGSLAWADDNPYTSQVLESAFRKAVASFGSDTEVYKNLRFAYADIVDLAAKDFAAQSGKFDSALKQNYELQPENLTIGAMLGDTRRPLDYTSRLDYYRSRLFSNNGRYTTNILDFSKAIIANLPAAKPYTYVEPGVSSNLTGQLNAGQSWAGATRDWSANAQTWKTPEAQVNSGLDRTNAYYAYALGITGKGVNVGVLDSGILTRHFEFQGKNAQGQDRVQAVTSTGEYYATHPRYRLEVPSGEFKQGEHFSIPGEYDPAFNDGHGTEMSGVLGANRNGTGMHGIAFDANIFVANTGGSDNDRYQGSNDLDYNAFMASYNALAAKNVSIVNQSWGQSSRDDVENHFGNVGDSAAQNLRDMTAAYRPFWDKAHAGHKTWMDAMADTARQNSFIQIISAGNDSHGANPDTNANLPFFKPDIEGKFLAITGYDETSAQVYNRCGTSKWWCVMGVSGIPSAGPEGEIIPNANGTSAAAPSVSGALALVIQRFPYMTASQARDVLLTTSSLQAPDGADTPVGELTGGRTYDNLQPVHDAAPGTPQVPGVVSGWGLPNLQKAMQGPGQFLGAVAVALPTGTRDIWANPISDEAIRARRVEDAAEQATWAATKQQKGWLNGLPTSASADDQFEYEIGHAREQATLTRGQDLLTGATYVGSLVKSGDGELVLEGQNTYSGSTWVRGGTLSVDGALTSAVTVDGSAVGTRNADNGVMTTVGGTLAGNGTVGALTVNTGGRVAPGHSIGTLRTGDVTFNPGSVYAVEVGANGRSDQIQSSGVATLNGGVVNVSLENSPNLLSASEARSLLGQQFNILSASQGINGQFAAFAPNYLFIGTQLAYQPNQLTLAIARNQTTFASVAQTRNERAVATAAETLGAGSPVYESLLASDSAAQARDAFKQLSGQLHSDVAAAQMADSRYLREAVNARLQQAQALDSSAQIDSRDNGGWVQLLGGRNNVSGDNNASGYSSSTSGVLLGLDTEVSDGWRVGAATGYTQSHLNGQSASADSDNYHLSVYGGKRFEAIALRLGGATTWHRLDTSRRVAYANQSDYAKADYNARTDQVFAEIGYTQWNPFEPFANLTYLNYQSDSFKEKGGAAALHASKQSQDATLSTVGLRAHTQLPVSSTSAVTLRGELGWEHQFGDTDREASLKFAGSDTAFAVNSVPVARDGAVIKASAQMALTKDTLVSLNYSGLLSNRGNNNGINAGFTFRF, encoded by the coding sequence ATGGACGTAGCAGGTAATGGCTTCACTTTGTCGCAACGCAAGCACGCCACTCGTTTCAAGCAGATACCCCTGACACCTATCGCACTCGGCCTGGCCCTCTGGCTGGGCCAGGGCTCATTGGCCTGGGCGGACGACAATCCCTACACCTCCCAGGTACTGGAGTCGGCATTTCGCAAAGCCGTCGCCTCCTTCGGCTCCGACACTGAGGTGTACAAGAACCTGCGGTTTGCCTACGCGGATATCGTCGACCTGGCGGCCAAGGACTTCGCCGCCCAGTCCGGCAAGTTCGATTCGGCCCTCAAGCAGAACTACGAACTACAGCCTGAAAACCTCACCATCGGCGCCATGCTCGGCGATACACGGCGACCGCTGGACTACACCTCGCGCCTGGATTACTACCGCAGCCGGCTGTTCAGCAACAATGGTCGCTACACCACCAATATTCTCGATTTCTCCAAGGCCATCATCGCCAACCTGCCGGCCGCCAAGCCCTATACCTACGTAGAGCCGGGTGTGAGCAGCAATCTCACTGGGCAACTGAACGCCGGGCAATCCTGGGCCGGCGCGACCCGTGACTGGAGCGCCAACGCGCAAACCTGGAAGACCCCGGAAGCCCAGGTCAACTCTGGCCTGGACCGCACCAACGCGTATTACGCCTATGCCCTGGGCATCACCGGCAAGGGTGTGAATGTCGGCGTGCTGGACTCGGGCATCCTCACCCGGCACTTCGAATTCCAGGGCAAGAATGCCCAGGGCCAGGACCGAGTGCAGGCGGTGACTTCCACTGGCGAGTACTACGCCACTCATCCGCGCTACCGCCTTGAAGTGCCCAGCGGCGAGTTCAAGCAGGGTGAACATTTCAGTATTCCCGGTGAGTATGACCCGGCGTTCAACGATGGCCACGGTACGGAAATGTCCGGTGTGCTCGGCGCCAATCGCAACGGCACCGGTATGCACGGCATTGCCTTCGATGCGAATATCTTTGTCGCCAACACAGGCGGCAGCGACAACGATCGGTACCAGGGCTCCAACGACCTCGACTACAACGCGTTCATGGCCAGCTACAACGCCCTGGCGGCGAAGAACGTGTCGATCGTCAACCAGAGCTGGGGGCAAAGCTCGCGCGATGACGTGGAGAACCACTTTGGCAATGTCGGCGACAGCGCCGCGCAAAACCTGCGGGACATGACCGCCGCCTATCGCCCGTTCTGGGACAAGGCCCACGCCGGGCACAAAACCTGGATGGACGCCATGGCCGACACTGCACGGCAAAACAGCTTTATCCAGATCATCTCGGCGGGCAACGACAGCCATGGTGCCAACCCTGACACCAACGCGAACCTGCCGTTTTTCAAGCCGGATATCGAAGGCAAGTTCCTCGCGATCACCGGCTATGACGAGACCAGCGCCCAGGTCTACAACCGCTGCGGCACCTCGAAGTGGTGGTGTGTAATGGGCGTATCGGGCATCCCGTCTGCCGGGCCTGAGGGCGAAATCATCCCGAATGCCAATGGTACCTCCGCGGCGGCGCCGAGCGTTTCCGGCGCCTTGGCCTTGGTGATCCAGCGCTTTCCCTACATGACCGCCAGCCAGGCGCGGGATGTGTTGCTCACCACCTCCAGCCTGCAGGCGCCGGACGGTGCGGACACGCCCGTGGGCGAGCTGACGGGAGGGCGCACCTACGACAACCTGCAACCGGTGCATGATGCCGCGCCGGGAACGCCGCAAGTGCCGGGTGTGGTCAGCGGATGGGGCCTGCCCAATCTGCAAAAAGCGATGCAAGGGCCGGGGCAGTTCCTGGGTGCCGTGGCGGTGGCCTTGCCTACCGGTACCCGCGATATCTGGGCCAACCCGATTTCCGATGAAGCCATTCGCGCCCGCCGTGTGGAAGACGCTGCCGAGCAGGCCACCTGGGCGGCGACCAAGCAGCAGAAGGGCTGGCTCAATGGCCTGCCCACCAGTGCCTCGGCCGATGATCAGTTCGAATACGAGATCGGTCATGCACGGGAGCAGGCGACGCTCACCCGTGGCCAGGACTTGCTCACCGGCGCCACCTACGTCGGTAGCCTGGTCAAGTCCGGTGACGGCGAGTTGGTGTTGGAAGGCCAGAACACCTATTCAGGTAGCACCTGGGTGCGCGGAGGCACATTGTCGGTGGACGGTGCGTTGACCTCTGCCGTGACGGTGGATGGCAGTGCCGTGGGCACGCGTAATGCTGACAATGGCGTAATGACCACAGTGGGCGGCACCCTGGCCGGCAACGGCACGGTGGGCGCCCTGACCGTCAACACTGGCGGGCGCGTGGCGCCGGGGCATTCGATTGGCACGCTGCGTACCGGCGACGTGACCTTCAACCCTGGCTCGGTGTATGCCGTTGAAGTGGGGGCCAATGGCCGCAGCGACCAGATCCAGAGCAGCGGCGTGGCGACCCTCAATGGCGGTGTGGTGAACGTGTCCCTGGAGAACAGTCCCAACCTGCTGTCCGCCAGCGAGGCGCGCAGTTTGCTGGGCCAGCAGTTCAACATCCTCAGCGCCAGTCAGGGTATCAATGGCCAGTTTGCGGCGTTCGCGCCCAACTACCTGTTCATCGGCACGCAACTCGCTTACCAACCGAACCAACTGACCCTGGCGATAGCGCGCAACCAGACCACCTTCGCCAGCGTCGCGCAAACCCGCAACGAACGGGCTGTGGCGACAGCGGCCGAGACGCTGGGCGCCGGCAGCCCGGTTTACGAAAGCCTGTTGGCTTCCGATTCCGCTGCACAGGCTCGGGATGCATTCAAGCAATTGTCGGGGCAGCTGCATTCGGATGTTGCGGCGGCGCAAATGGCCGACAGTCGATACCTTCGCGAAGCGGTCAATGCTCGTCTGCAACAGGCCCAGGCCCTGGATTCCAGCGCGCAGATCGATAGCCGTGACAACGGCGGCTGGGTGCAACTGCTCGGTGGGCGCAATAACGTCAGCGGTGACAACAACGCCAGTGGCTATTCTTCGTCCACCAGTGGGGTATTGCTGGGGCTGGATACCGAGGTCAGCGACGGCTGGCGCGTGGGGGCGGCGACCGGTTATACCCAGAGCCACCTCAATGGCCAGTCGGCTTCGGCGGACAGCGACAACTACCACCTGTCGGTGTATGGCGGTAAGCGCTTCGAGGCGATCGCCTTACGCCTGGGCGGCGCTACCACCTGGCATCGTCTGGATACTTCGCGGCGGGTGGCTTACGCCAACCAGTCGGACTATGCCAAGGCCGATTACAATGCGCGCACCGACCAAGTGTTTGCCGAGATCGGCTACACCCAGTGGAACCCATTCGAACCCTTCGCCAACCTCACGTACCTGAACTACCAGAGCGACTCGTTCAAGGAAAAAGGCGGCGCCGCTGCCTTGCACGCCAGCAAGCAAAGCCAGGACGCGACGCTCTCTACGGTGGGCCTGCGTGCGCATACGCAGTTGCCGGTCAGCTCCACCTCGGCAGTGACGTTGCGCGGTGAGCTGGGTTGGGAGCATCAGTTCGGTGATACCGATCGCGAAGCCTCGCTGAAGTTTGCCGGCAGCGACACTGCTTTTGCCGTTAATAGCGTGCCCGTCGCCCGGGATGGCGCGGTGATCAAGGCCAGTGCGCAAATGGCCTTGACCAAAGACACCCTGGTGTCGCTGAACTACAGCGGCTTGCTGTCCAACCGCGGTAACAACAACGGGATCAACGCCGGGTTTACCTTCCGTTTCTGA
- a CDS encoding RHS repeat domain-containing protein, with product MDVYSQAFNFRSYFGGAVDPRTGQYGCRIQLATLYPQGPLEISRTIALSFSMLNNKVGVYGTSWSISNTEFDSTLSRLTLLTGEQFKTQSLPPVGGTLLIKDRKLKDLVVKRPDATTLHVIYKDGTVEILKRTGSTTPYRIDAIQFENGERLKWEYAPGGSLERILDHDQQVLLLLTYSNGRLVRSDTRVDGGRYARIAFTQSNGRLTGFTAPYDSRESPPSANYVLEYGQAFRNGMIAIRRVRPPMGGDELINYAENGHQYANGQHIPRVTSWVQTPAAGQPGMSRTYSYSPGRNFTGYPFSGGFREGEDNLYLIGSDYNYWTEETRIDDITSKTTLSVTRTTYNKFHLLTEEQVLREGTRTTRTIEYNVCPGLFPAQPPNLQLPRVITTSYALVAGGAERVVKVEIETDDYGNELSRTEDSGVRIEYSYYSKDGELGKCPADPHDLFPRYVKQERLIPAGGTPAVRFTEYTHTRVQHTDNSYFVMPESVTQAGAFSTQQTYYDAPAELAGRLKSTTSTVDGQVLVSNYSYTVTGDTLSETCRLLGREGHWLESVRTHSLVDRRLLLMSRDGGATLVTAYDVAGRLTAQTASPGEPQQASRSFVYHYAAPTKRAHLVMTDAQGRSTVTYFDGAGRPVAEALLLENGAKEQPLGTWRYDALGQTVERTHIDYLPDGERVLTTRYAYNAWGNACRVSRADGSVAIDEYDPRLHLRVTGVEGGERLETYLNAHHQPFLVNQVDALGQITEVQSCLYDGLGRCLSRVDVDKHRIDYTYDLFDRILTTLHTPSDGSPARLRTVAYARGTSESLPSSISIDGKQVGSRTYDSLGRLTAQSRGTAPATTWHYETNWTEPVAVVSGSGHRQQWTYDKELGTPSTVKMSGHTDRQYRHDPVSGQPTYSESGTLKHELFHDVNGYPEKEIQTVLGMALVTQYGYSIGGRMLQHISDDGQRSEFEYDSMGRVCTMTAGTVVIEQRYDMFARPDVLTTRYADTEVVTQVSYDPLGREAQRRFLHNGVLLHIISSTYHPNSLLASRIVRDAASELVMGETFTYDAFLRLKTYKCEGREHPQDSLGRDIVGQQFCFDSLDNITHVVTTFADGAQDISERFFTDADPTRLTRVTHSNPLQDDALTYDAAGNLTGGPAGRTYTYNGYDQLTCVQEGSLQCSYQYDAESRQVVATRDNESPVVMVYAGDHLDRLVQGSRKLRYFNVGGQVQARTGGVEGPQLHLNDGAGTVRGVVEPGQAPVQRHYAPYGEGQVVPQDGSVRSMADLQLPAFNGERLDAAAGLYHLGARAYDPGLMVFFSADPLAPFDEGGINSYAYCAGNPINLIDPSGLFPKWLSWVLTGIALALSVVAFKVAVVGMAAALAKGAVKAANILGVIATGSSSVGGTLGITGLSIEAVDKQMGWDRSQHIKNLGWASFGFSTVGVVAAVSISVNAGIIAFKSAASSASEKTTGLLSSQLGSGLVAAGKNAAGLSYSLAVPARVTTASQLFGATRAVLRWTNFGRGLDARTKSLQAQPSADDEQSQRQQQPQPRPISLGLADMPGSSFQFYGEFRKEAMRIRQPVWSDLGDSD from the coding sequence ATGGATGTTTACTCTCAAGCCTTTAATTTCCGCTCTTACTTCGGCGGCGCAGTAGACCCACGCACCGGCCAATACGGTTGTCGAATTCAGTTGGCCACCTTGTACCCGCAAGGCCCGCTGGAGATCAGTAGAACGATCGCGCTGTCATTCTCCATGCTGAATAACAAAGTGGGTGTTTATGGAACCAGTTGGAGCATCAGCAACACCGAGTTTGACAGCACCCTTTCGCGGCTCACACTGCTCACCGGCGAACAATTTAAAACCCAAAGCCTGCCCCCAGTTGGAGGAACGCTGCTGATCAAGGACCGCAAGCTTAAGGACCTGGTAGTCAAACGACCGGATGCCACGACGCTTCATGTGATTTACAAGGACGGTACCGTCGAGATATTGAAGCGTACGGGCAGCACCACGCCCTATCGTATTGATGCTATCCAGTTTGAAAACGGTGAGCGTCTGAAGTGGGAGTACGCGCCGGGTGGTTCTCTTGAGCGTATTCTGGATCATGATCAGCAAGTGCTGCTGTTGTTGACCTACTCCAACGGGCGCTTGGTACGTAGTGATACGCGAGTCGACGGAGGACGTTATGCGCGTATCGCCTTCACTCAGTCGAATGGTCGACTGACCGGTTTCACCGCCCCTTATGACAGTCGCGAGTCGCCTCCCAGTGCAAACTATGTATTGGAGTACGGACAAGCTTTTCGCAACGGCATGATTGCGATCCGCCGGGTGCGCCCACCGATGGGGGGTGATGAGTTGATCAACTATGCTGAAAACGGCCATCAGTATGCCAATGGTCAACACATCCCCCGCGTCACCAGTTGGGTCCAGACACCCGCTGCCGGCCAGCCCGGCATGTCACGTACCTATAGTTACAGCCCGGGCAGGAATTTCACCGGCTATCCCTTTTCAGGCGGTTTTCGTGAGGGCGAGGATAATCTGTACCTCATAGGCAGTGACTACAACTATTGGACGGAAGAGACCCGCATCGATGACATAACCAGTAAGACAACGCTGAGCGTTACGCGTACCACTTACAACAAATTCCACCTGCTGACCGAGGAGCAGGTCCTGCGCGAAGGCACCCGGACTACCAGGACCATTGAATATAACGTGTGCCCAGGGCTCTTTCCGGCGCAGCCTCCCAACCTCCAGCTACCCCGCGTTATCACGACCAGTTATGCGCTGGTGGCGGGAGGCGCGGAGCGGGTGGTAAAGGTCGAGATTGAGACTGACGACTACGGTAACGAGCTAAGCCGTACCGAGGACTCCGGGGTGCGCATTGAATACAGTTATTACTCCAAAGACGGAGAACTGGGTAAGTGTCCGGCCGACCCCCATGATTTGTTCCCGCGCTATGTCAAGCAAGAGCGTCTTATCCCCGCCGGGGGCACGCCTGCCGTCCGATTCACCGAGTACACCCATACCCGTGTGCAGCATACGGATAACAGCTATTTTGTCATGCCGGAGTCGGTCACTCAGGCTGGCGCATTCAGCACACAGCAAACCTACTACGACGCGCCTGCCGAGCTGGCTGGCCGGTTGAAAAGCACCACGTCTACCGTTGATGGCCAGGTGTTAGTCAGCAATTACAGTTACACCGTCACAGGCGACACGCTTAGCGAAACCTGTCGGCTGTTGGGGCGTGAGGGCCACTGGCTGGAATCAGTGCGCACGCACTCTCTGGTCGACAGGCGCCTACTGTTGATGAGCCGGGATGGAGGGGCAACGCTGGTCACCGCGTACGATGTTGCAGGACGATTGACGGCGCAAACCGCTTCGCCAGGTGAGCCGCAGCAGGCCAGTCGTAGTTTTGTTTATCACTATGCAGCGCCAACGAAACGCGCTCATTTGGTGATGACTGATGCACAAGGCCGCAGTACCGTCACTTACTTCGACGGGGCGGGGCGGCCGGTCGCCGAGGCGTTGTTGCTGGAAAACGGTGCAAAGGAGCAGCCCCTCGGGACTTGGCGCTATGACGCCCTTGGGCAAACGGTGGAACGGACTCATATTGATTATCTGCCGGATGGCGAGCGTGTATTGACCACGCGCTACGCTTATAACGCGTGGGGCAACGCCTGCCGTGTAAGCCGTGCCGATGGCAGCGTGGCGATCGATGAATATGACCCAAGGCTGCACCTGCGTGTAACGGGGGTCGAAGGCGGCGAGCGCCTGGAAACCTATCTGAATGCTCATCATCAGCCGTTCCTGGTGAACCAGGTGGACGCCCTCGGGCAGATTACCGAAGTGCAGTCATGCCTCTATGACGGCCTGGGGCGCTGCCTGTCACGCGTGGACGTGGACAAGCATCGCATCGATTACACCTACGACCTGTTCGACCGCATATTGACCACCCTCCACACGCCTTCGGATGGCAGCCCTGCGCGGCTGCGCACGGTGGCCTACGCGCGTGGAACCAGCGAGTCGCTGCCCAGTTCAATCAGTATCGATGGCAAACAGGTGGGGTCGCGCACCTACGACAGCCTGGGGCGTTTGACTGCTCAGTCCAGGGGCACGGCACCCGCCACCACTTGGCACTATGAGACAAACTGGACCGAACCTGTCGCCGTGGTCTCGGGCAGTGGGCACCGTCAGCAATGGACCTACGACAAGGAGTTGGGCACCCCGAGCACGGTCAAAATGTCGGGGCACACGGATAGGCAGTACCGGCATGATCCGGTCAGTGGTCAGCCGACCTATTCAGAGAGTGGCACGCTCAAACATGAGTTGTTCCATGATGTGAACGGCTACCCGGAAAAAGAGATACAAACGGTCCTCGGTATGGCACTGGTCACGCAGTATGGTTATTCAATCGGCGGGCGTATGTTGCAACACATCTCGGATGATGGGCAGCGTAGCGAGTTTGAATATGACTCCATGGGCAGGGTTTGCACGATGACTGCTGGGACGGTAGTCATTGAACAGCGCTATGACATGTTTGCGCGACCTGACGTACTGACCACTCGCTACGCCGATACCGAGGTGGTCACGCAGGTGAGCTACGACCCCTTGGGGCGGGAGGCGCAGCGGCGCTTTTTGCACAATGGCGTGCTGCTACACATCATCAGCAGCACTTATCATCCCAACAGCCTGCTGGCCAGTCGCATCGTGCGTGACGCAGCCTCTGAATTGGTGATGGGGGAGACCTTCACCTATGACGCCTTCCTGCGGCTCAAGACTTACAAATGCGAGGGGCGTGAACATCCCCAGGACTCGCTGGGGCGCGACATCGTTGGGCAGCAATTTTGCTTCGACAGCCTGGATAACATCACGCACGTCGTGACGACTTTCGCTGACGGCGCGCAGGACATCAGCGAGCGGTTTTTCACCGACGCAGACCCCACGCGCCTGACCCGTGTGACCCACTCCAACCCGTTGCAGGATGATGCCCTGACCTATGATGCGGCGGGTAATTTGACCGGGGGGCCAGCAGGGCGAACTTACACCTACAACGGCTATGACCAGTTGACCTGCGTGCAGGAAGGTTCCCTGCAGTGCAGCTACCAGTACGATGCCGAGTCTCGACAAGTCGTGGCGACACGTGACAATGAATCACCGGTGGTCATGGTCTATGCGGGGGATCATCTGGATAGGTTGGTGCAGGGCAGTAGAAAACTGCGTTACTTCAACGTCGGGGGCCAAGTGCAGGCGCGTACCGGTGGCGTCGAGGGGCCGCAGCTGCATCTGAATGACGGGGCCGGTACCGTGCGCGGCGTGGTGGAACCTGGGCAAGCGCCTGTGCAGCGTCATTACGCGCCGTATGGCGAGGGCCAGGTTGTGCCGCAGGACGGCAGTGTGCGATCGATGGCGGATCTGCAACTGCCGGCGTTTAACGGCGAGCGTCTGGATGCGGCGGCAGGCCTTTACCATTTGGGTGCGCGTGCCTACGACCCGGGCTTGATGGTGTTCTTTTCGGCTGATCCATTGGCGCCTTTTGATGAGGGTGGGATTAACAGCTACGCCTACTGCGCTGGTAACCCGATCAACCTCATCGACCCGAGTGGGCTTTTTCCAAAGTGGCTGTCTTGGGTGCTGACCGGGATTGCGCTGGCCTTATCGGTGGTGGCGTTCAAGGTTGCAGTGGTCGGGATGGCGGCGGCGCTCGCTAAAGGGGCGGTAAAGGCGGCAAATATTCTGGGCGTCATCGCTACGGGCTCTAGCTCGGTAGGCGGCACGCTGGGGATTACAGGGCTGAGTATCGAGGCCGTCGACAAGCAAATGGGGTGGGATCGTTCGCAGCACATCAAGAACCTTGGATGGGCATCTTTCGGGTTTTCTACGGTAGGCGTCGTTGCCGCGGTCTCGATCTCTGTCAATGCTGGGATTATCGCTTTCAAAAGCGCGGCGTCCTCGGCCTCCGAAAAAACCACGGGCTTACTTTCCAGTCAATTGGGCAGCGGGCTCGTTGCGGCCGGCAAGAACGCGGCAGGGTTATCCTACTCGCTCGCTGTGCCAGCCAGGGTAACCACTGCCAGTCAACTATTCGGTGCTACCCGCGCGGTACTCCGGTGGACTAACTTCGGTCGTGGCTTGGATGCGCGAACCAAGAGCCTGCAAGCTCAGCCGTCGGCCGACGACGAGCAGTCACAGCGCCAGCAGCAACCACAGCCGCGCCCCATAAGCCTGGGGCTGGCAGACATGCCGGGGAGCAGTTTTCAGTTCTATGGGGAATTTCGAAAAGAGGCCATGCGTATTCGTCAGCCTGTCTGGAGTGACCTGGGCGATAGTGACTGA
- the moaE gene encoding molybdopterin synthase catalytic subunit MoaE yields the protein MAIRVQVEAFDPGAEVNAMHAANVGVGAVVSFVGYVRDFNDGRDVSGMFLEHYPGMTEKALAKIAVEAEQRWPLLKLEVLHRIGALEPGEPIVFVAAASAHRQAAFDACAFVMDYLKTRAPFWKKENTSEGVRWVDGRDSDHAAADRWKS from the coding sequence ATGGCCATTCGTGTGCAGGTCGAAGCCTTTGATCCGGGCGCCGAAGTCAACGCCATGCACGCGGCCAATGTGGGCGTAGGCGCGGTGGTGAGCTTTGTCGGTTACGTGCGTGACTTCAATGACGGACGCGATGTGTCTGGGATGTTTCTGGAGCACTACCCGGGCATGACTGAAAAGGCTTTGGCCAAGATTGCCGTTGAGGCTGAGCAGCGTTGGCCGTTGCTCAAGTTGGAGGTGTTGCACCGCATTGGCGCCTTGGAACCGGGTGAGCCGATTGTGTTCGTGGCGGCGGCCAGTGCTCATCGGCAGGCGGCGTTTGACGCCTGTGCGTTTGTGATGGATTACCTGAAGACGCGGGCGCCGTTCTGGAAAAAGGAGAACACCAGTGAGGGGGTTCGTTGGGTGGATGGGCGAGACAGTGATCACGCAGCGGCGGATCGCTGGAAATCATAG
- the moaC gene encoding cyclic pyranopterin monophosphate synthase MoaC — MLTHLDSQGRAHMVDVTDKAVTFREAVAEARVRMLPETLTMIVDGAHPKGDVFAVARIAGIQAAKKTSDLIPLCHPLMLTGVKVELRADGVDAVHILARCKLSGQTGVEMEALTAASVAALTIYDMCKAVDRGMTIESIRLLEKLGGKSGHFKADQI; from the coding sequence GTGCTGACTCATCTCGATTCCCAAGGTCGTGCCCATATGGTCGACGTCACCGACAAAGCCGTGACGTTCCGTGAGGCCGTGGCCGAAGCGCGGGTGCGCATGTTGCCCGAAACCCTGACAATGATTGTCGATGGCGCCCACCCCAAGGGCGACGTGTTCGCCGTGGCCCGCATTGCCGGGATCCAGGCGGCGAAAAAAACCAGTGACTTGATCCCCCTGTGCCACCCGCTGATGCTCACCGGGGTCAAGGTCGAACTGCGCGCCGATGGCGTGGATGCCGTGCATATCCTGGCGCGCTGCAAGCTCTCCGGCCAGACCGGCGTGGAAATGGAAGCCCTGACGGCGGCCAGCGTCGCCGCGCTGACGATCTACGACATGTGCAAGGCGGTGGACCGTGGCATGACCATCGAAAGTATTCGCCTGCTGGAAAAGCTTGGCGGTAAAAGCGGGCATTTCAAGGCGGACCAGATATGA
- a CDS encoding MoaD/ThiS family protein: MSINVLFFARYAEAVGLDSLEMEGDFATVDAVRLALAGDPEFAVLNESSLMCARNEELCGLDEPVQAGDDVAFFPPVTGG; this comes from the coding sequence ATGAGCATCAACGTATTGTTTTTTGCGCGTTACGCTGAAGCGGTAGGCTTGGACTCTCTGGAGATGGAGGGCGATTTCGCCACCGTCGATGCTGTGCGCCTGGCGCTGGCCGGTGACCCGGAGTTTGCAGTGCTCAACGAGAGCAGCCTGATGTGCGCACGCAATGAAGAACTGTGCGGCCTTGATGAGCCGGTGCAAGCGGGTGACGATGTCGCGTTTTTCCCGCCCGTGACCGGAGGCTGA